A genomic segment from Streptomyces antibioticus encodes:
- a CDS encoding DUF3040 domain-containing protein — translation MAAQFDDERLIALAARFERDDPRFARAMSTGRPSRPREYRRTGAWWALAVALAVLITGVVIPDGLLIATGLVLAGMAGQLFDPHRPRGRRRPYRR, via the coding sequence ATGGCCGCCCAGTTCGACGACGAGAGGCTGATCGCCCTCGCGGCACGGTTCGAGCGCGACGATCCCCGGTTCGCCCGGGCCATGAGCACGGGCCGCCCCTCCCGCCCCCGCGAGTACCGGCGCACCGGCGCCTGGTGGGCGCTGGCCGTCGCCCTCGCCGTACTGATCACCGGGGTGGTGATCCCCGACGGGCTGCTGATCGCCACCGGGCTGGTGCTCGCCGGGATGGCGGGCCAGCTCTTCGATCCGCACCGGCCGCGCGGACGCCGTCGGCCGTATCGGCGCTGA
- a CDS encoding cation:proton antiporter, translating to MHDTTAMLIELGAIILVLGLLGRLAGRVGFSPIPLYLLAGLAFGQGGILPLSASEEFVSTGAEIGVVLLLLLLGLEYSASELVTNLKTQYPSGAVDFVLNAAPGAAMALLLGWGPVAAVALAGVTWISSSGVIAKVLGDLRRLGNRETPVVLGILVLEDLAMAVYLPILTALLAGVSLAGGTVTLLISLGTVGGVLYVALRHGRLISRAVSSDNAEMLLLVVLGLTLLVAGIAQHLQVSAAVGAFLVGIALSGEVAEGASSLLTPLRDLFAAVFFVFFGLHTDPSAIPPVLLPALALASVTTLTKIATGYWAARRAGISAKGRWRAGGTLVARGEFSIVIAGLAVGVEPRIGPLATAYVLILVVLGPLAARWTEPVARRITARTGSRRGTGAVGATGAAGTVGTAGATDVSGTTDAPGVSDAPGVAGAADADSADAAGAVHAGH from the coding sequence GTGCACGACACCACAGCCATGCTCATCGAACTCGGCGCCATCATCCTCGTCCTGGGCCTGCTGGGACGCCTCGCCGGACGGGTGGGTTTCTCCCCGATACCCCTGTACCTGCTGGCCGGCCTCGCCTTCGGGCAGGGCGGCATCCTGCCGCTGAGCGCCAGCGAGGAGTTCGTGTCCACCGGCGCGGAGATCGGCGTCGTCCTGCTGCTGCTCCTGCTCGGCCTGGAGTACAGCGCCTCCGAACTCGTCACCAACCTCAAGACGCAGTACCCCTCGGGCGCCGTCGACTTCGTCCTCAATGCCGCCCCCGGCGCCGCCATGGCCCTGCTGCTCGGCTGGGGCCCGGTCGCCGCCGTCGCGCTCGCCGGAGTCACCTGGATCTCGTCGTCCGGCGTGATCGCCAAGGTCCTCGGCGACCTGCGCAGACTCGGCAACCGCGAGACCCCGGTCGTCCTCGGCATCCTGGTCCTCGAAGACCTCGCCATGGCCGTCTACCTGCCGATCCTCACCGCCCTGCTCGCCGGGGTGAGCCTGGCGGGTGGCACGGTCACCCTGCTGATCTCCCTGGGGACGGTCGGCGGCGTCCTCTACGTCGCCCTGCGTCACGGCCGGCTGATCAGCCGCGCGGTCTCCTCCGACAACGCCGAGATGCTGCTGCTCGTCGTCCTCGGCCTGACCCTGCTCGTCGCCGGTATCGCCCAGCACCTCCAGGTCTCGGCGGCCGTCGGCGCGTTCCTGGTCGGCATCGCGCTGTCCGGTGAGGTCGCCGAGGGCGCCAGCAGCCTTCTCACCCCGCTGCGGGACCTGTTCGCCGCCGTCTTCTTCGTCTTCTTCGGCCTGCACACCGACCCGTCGGCCATCCCGCCCGTCCTCCTCCCGGCGCTCGCGCTGGCCTCCGTCACCACCCTCACGAAGATCGCCACCGGCTACTGGGCGGCGCGGCGGGCCGGCATCTCCGCGAAGGGGCGCTGGCGGGCGGGCGGCACGCTGGTCGCGCGCGGCGAGTTCTCCATCGTCATCGCCGGTCTCGCCGTAGGGGTCGAACCGCGTATCGGACCGCTGGCGACGGCGTACGTGCTGATCCTGGTCGTCCTGGGACCGCTGGCCGCCCGCTGGACGGAGCCGGTGGCCCGCAGGATCACGGCGCGGACCGGGTCCCGCCGGGGGACCGGGGCGGTGGGCGCCACGGGCGCGGCCGGTACTGTCGGGACAGCCGGTGCCACCGATGTCTCTGGTACGACCGATGCCCCTGGTGTCAGTGATGCCCCTGGTGTCGCCGGTGCTGCTGATGCCGATTCTGCCGACGCCGCGGGAGCCGTCCATGCAGGCCACTGA
- a CDS encoding response regulator, whose amino-acid sequence MTDQSKNQPRNQPKGQAEQPPTRILLADDHALVRRGVRLILDGESDLVVVAEADDGAEAVAQARALRPDLAILDIAMPRLTGLQAARELSRVLPDLRILILTMYDNEQYFFEALSAGASGYVLKSVADRDLVEACRATMRGEPFLYPGAVSALVRNYLDRVREGRALPPRAITEREEEILKLVAEGHTSQDIADLLVISPKTVERHRANLLQKLGMKDRLELTRYAIRVGLIEP is encoded by the coding sequence ATGACCGACCAGTCCAAGAACCAGCCCAGGAACCAGCCCAAGGGCCAGGCCGAGCAGCCGCCCACCCGCATCCTCCTCGCCGACGACCACGCGCTCGTGCGGCGCGGGGTGCGGCTCATCCTGGACGGGGAGTCCGATCTCGTCGTCGTCGCCGAGGCCGACGACGGGGCGGAGGCCGTCGCGCAGGCCCGCGCCCTCCGCCCCGATCTGGCGATCCTCGACATCGCCATGCCCCGGCTGACCGGCCTCCAGGCCGCCCGGGAACTCTCGCGCGTCCTGCCCGACCTGCGCATCCTCATCCTGACCATGTACGACAACGAGCAGTACTTCTTCGAGGCGCTCAGCGCCGGCGCCTCCGGGTACGTGCTGAAGTCGGTCGCCGACCGCGATCTGGTCGAGGCGTGCCGGGCGACGATGCGCGGGGAGCCGTTCCTGTACCCCGGCGCGGTCAGCGCCCTGGTCCGCAACTACCTCGACCGCGTCCGGGAGGGCCGGGCGCTGCCGCCGCGGGCCATCACCGAACGGGAGGAGGAGATCCTCAAGCTGGTCGCCGAGGGGCACACCTCGCAGGACATCGCGGATCTGCTGGTCATCAGCCCCAAGACGGTCGAGCGGCATCGCGCCAACCTGTTGCAGAAGCTGGGGATGAAGGACCGTCTGGAACTCACCCGGTACGCGATCCGGGTGGGTCTCATCGAGCCGTGA
- a CDS encoding IS200/IS605 family element transposase accessory protein TnpB: protein MADLRPITAPFVAPGPFGVAVRTRLGDLTPEDERVLRTVGAHLGSLASRDLKARCRDGLEHSAPSWAARKRDLTAESSSRWAGSITKATHDQWALARRGQAAHIQSLEAGVTTIRHRLSLPVGMKGTKRTPGGYRCAHEWFHKARRLHVLENRLDQVRADREAGRVQVVRGGSRLLGTRHNLDKAQLTEAGWRERWEAGRRFLRADGESGKRFGNETIRITPEGEVSIRLPAPLADLCNARHGRYVLAAKVRFPHRGQEWADRVEANRAVAYRIHYDTGRGRWYVDASWQIPPAWTIPLEAALVEGVIGVDTNADHLAAWRLDTHGNPMGRPRRFSYDLSGNAQHRDAQVRHALTRLLNWAKTCGVQAIAVEDLDFQADKTREKHGRKRRFRHLVSGMPTSRLRARLASMADATGIAIIAVDPAYTSKWGAQHWQQPLTGPTRTTTRHDAASIAIGRRAQGHPIRRRTTPPRAHQSDMHGHRTVQADRRAPGHEEPRPRIPGPRTRSVPPNAASTRATRTSKTVGDARGDQAWVQDSLLRTD, encoded by the coding sequence ATGGCTGACCTCCGCCCGATCACCGCGCCGTTCGTCGCTCCCGGTCCGTTCGGTGTGGCGGTTCGTACCCGGCTGGGGGACCTCACGCCCGAGGACGAGAGGGTTCTGCGCACGGTGGGTGCGCACCTGGGCTCGCTCGCCTCGAGGGACCTCAAAGCGCGTTGCAGGGACGGCCTGGAGCACTCCGCCCCGTCATGGGCGGCCCGTAAGCGGGACCTGACGGCCGAGTCGTCGTCCCGGTGGGCCGGGTCGATCACGAAGGCCACGCATGATCAATGGGCACTCGCCCGGCGCGGCCAGGCCGCGCACATCCAGTCCCTCGAAGCCGGTGTCACGACGATCCGGCACCGGCTGTCGCTGCCGGTCGGGATGAAGGGCACCAAGCGGACGCCGGGCGGCTACCGCTGCGCGCACGAGTGGTTCCACAAAGCACGCCGCCTGCATGTGCTGGAGAACCGGCTCGATCAGGTTCGGGCCGACCGGGAAGCGGGCCGGGTGCAGGTCGTGCGGGGCGGCAGCCGTCTGCTGGGCACCCGTCACAACCTCGACAAGGCTCAGCTCACGGAGGCCGGGTGGCGTGAGCGGTGGGAAGCCGGGCGCCGGTTCCTCCGAGCGGACGGCGAGTCGGGGAAAAGGTTCGGCAACGAGACGATCCGCATCACGCCCGAGGGCGAAGTGTCGATCAGGCTCCCGGCCCCGCTCGCCGATCTGTGCAACGCCAGGCACGGCCGGTACGTACTCGCTGCGAAGGTGCGCTTCCCGCACCGGGGGCAGGAGTGGGCCGACCGTGTGGAGGCGAACCGGGCCGTGGCCTACCGCATCCACTACGACACAGGGCGCGGACGCTGGTACGTGGACGCCTCCTGGCAGATCCCTCCCGCCTGGACCATCCCGCTCGAAGCCGCCCTCGTCGAGGGTGTGATCGGCGTGGACACCAACGCCGATCACCTCGCCGCCTGGCGCCTCGACACACACGGCAACCCGATGGGCCGACCACGCCGGTTCTCCTACGACCTGTCGGGCAACGCCCAGCACCGCGACGCCCAGGTCCGGCACGCCCTCACGCGCCTGCTGAACTGGGCCAAGACCTGCGGCGTCCAGGCCATCGCGGTCGAAGACCTCGACTTCCAAGCCGACAAGACAAGAGAGAAACACGGACGCAAACGCCGATTCCGGCACCTCGTCTCCGGCATGCCGACCAGCAGGCTCCGCGCCCGGCTGGCCTCCATGGCCGACGCCACAGGTATCGCGATCATCGCCGTGGACCCGGCCTACACCAGCAAGTGGGGCGCCCAGCACTGGCAACAGCCGCTGACCGGCCCCACCCGCACCACCACCCGGCACGATGCGGCGAGCATCGCGATCGGACGACGCGCCCAAGGACACCCGATCCGGCGACGGACGACACCGCCCCGTGCACACCAGAGCGATATGCACGGGCATCGGACCGTCCAGGCCGACCGGCGTGCCCCTGGGCATGAGGAACCCCGCCCCCGCATCCCCGGACCACGGACACGATCCGTGCCGCCGAACGCGGCGAGCACGCGGGCGACCAGGACATCCAAGACCGTTGGGGATGCCCGCGGTGACCAGGCATGGGTCCAGGACTCACTCCTGCGCACTGATTAG
- a CDS encoding HAMP domain-containing sensor histidine kinase encodes MPLFWRIFLLNAVVLVTAAALLLGPVTVSTPVLLTEAAVLTGGLAAMLVANALLLRVGLGPLQRLARAMRTTDLLRPGRRLTVHGHGEIAELIAAFNAMLDRLEDERATSSARALSAQEAERHRIAQELHDEVGQTLTAVLLELKRVADHGPPEMRAELHQVQETTRGSLDEIRRIARRLRPGVLDELGLAKALKALATEFTKPGLSVRHRLDPDLPPLGRDAELVLYRVAQEGLTNTARHSGAQHAELALHRTPSGVGLIVRDDGKGIGDAPEGAGIRGMRERALLIGADLTVGPGPAGGTTVSLAVPVPTHPRATAAAPDTAPDSPAEPDVPRSAVLDPAAPDPDRTP; translated from the coding sequence GTGCCCCTGTTCTGGCGGATCTTCTTGCTGAACGCCGTCGTGCTGGTGACGGCCGCCGCGCTGCTGCTGGGACCGGTCACCGTCTCCACGCCCGTCCTGCTCACCGAGGCCGCGGTCCTCACCGGCGGTCTCGCCGCGATGCTGGTGGCCAACGCGCTGCTGCTGCGGGTCGGGCTCGGTCCGCTCCAGCGCCTCGCCCGCGCCATGCGCACCACCGATCTGCTCCGCCCGGGGCGGCGTCTCACGGTCCACGGGCACGGCGAGATCGCCGAGCTGATCGCGGCGTTCAACGCCATGCTCGACCGGCTGGAGGACGAGCGCGCCACCAGCAGCGCCCGCGCGCTCTCCGCCCAGGAGGCCGAGCGCCACCGGATCGCCCAGGAGCTGCACGACGAGGTGGGCCAGACCCTCACCGCCGTCCTCCTCGAACTCAAGCGGGTCGCCGACCACGGGCCGCCGGAGATGCGCGCCGAACTGCACCAGGTGCAGGAGACCACCCGGGGCAGCCTGGACGAGATCCGCCGTATCGCGCGCCGGCTGAGACCCGGCGTCCTGGACGAGCTGGGCCTGGCCAAGGCCCTCAAGGCGCTCGCCACCGAGTTCACCAAGCCGGGCCTTTCGGTACGGCACCGGCTCGACCCCGATCTGCCGCCGCTCGGCCGCGACGCCGAACTCGTGCTGTACCGGGTGGCGCAGGAGGGCCTCACCAACACCGCCCGGCACTCGGGCGCCCAGCACGCCGAACTCGCCCTGCACCGCACCCCGTCCGGCGTCGGGCTGATCGTCCGGGACGACGGCAAGGGCATCGGCGACGCGCCCGAGGGCGCCGGTATCCGGGGCATGCGGGAACGTGCCCTGCTGATCGGCGCCGACCTCACGGTGGGACCCGGCCCGGCCGGGGGCACGACGGTGTCCCTGGCCGTCCCGGTCCCCACCCACCCGAGAGCCACCGCCGCCGCTCCCGACACCGCCCCGGACTCCCCCGCCGAACCCGACGTCCCCCGCTCAGCCGTCCTCGACCCAGCCGCCCCCGACCCCGACCGGACGCCCTGA
- a CDS encoding PucR family transcriptional regulator, protein MQATEYGSRPVFAPGAAAAFPAPEPAAQEPREAETPEAAGADEGLPYAPFLDGFQQIVADAATTGRRLTRDELESRRALGARAAEAGHGWRGLVRAHLVVGREGRPRAADPDSVLAVVEQAMDAFADGYERAQRLVIRKEEAARREFIDDLLHGRGDSGALAARSERFGFRLSRAHAVAVAEGPEKYDETDPVPRQVASELFARFENRRILFTTKDGRMVCVAPSDQDDVLTHFAKHAYAAVGDRAQAAIGRPRPGTLGIGHSYEEALNALDVAQRMGFDEPLLRAADMLVFPVLARDRQALVDLVHNVLGPLEGARGGAVPWLETLGAYFDTGCVAAAAARRLSLSVRALTYRLDRVHALTGADPTDPAQRYMIHTAVIGARLLDWPARPLRPV, encoded by the coding sequence ATGCAGGCCACTGAGTACGGCAGCCGGCCGGTGTTCGCGCCCGGCGCGGCGGCCGCCTTCCCGGCGCCGGAGCCGGCTGCTCAAGAACCGCGCGAGGCCGAGACCCCCGAGGCGGCCGGTGCCGACGAGGGCCTGCCCTACGCACCGTTCCTCGACGGCTTCCAGCAGATCGTCGCGGACGCCGCCACCACCGGCCGCCGGCTGACCCGCGACGAACTGGAGTCCCGCCGGGCGCTCGGCGCGCGGGCCGCCGAGGCCGGGCACGGCTGGCGCGGCCTGGTGCGCGCCCATCTCGTGGTCGGCCGCGAAGGCAGGCCGCGGGCGGCCGACCCGGACAGTGTCCTGGCCGTCGTCGAACAGGCCATGGACGCCTTCGCCGACGGCTACGAGCGCGCGCAGCGCCTCGTGATCCGCAAGGAGGAGGCGGCCCGCCGGGAGTTCATCGACGACCTCCTGCACGGTCGCGGCGACTCCGGCGCGCTCGCCGCCCGCTCCGAACGGTTCGGGTTCCGGCTGTCCCGCGCCCACGCGGTCGCGGTCGCCGAGGGCCCCGAGAAGTACGACGAGACGGACCCCGTGCCCCGTCAGGTGGCGAGCGAGCTGTTCGCCCGGTTCGAGAACCGGCGCATCCTGTTCACCACCAAGGACGGCCGGATGGTGTGTGTCGCCCCCTCCGACCAGGACGACGTCCTCACCCACTTCGCCAAGCACGCCTACGCCGCCGTCGGTGACCGGGCCCAGGCCGCGATCGGCCGCCCGCGGCCCGGCACGCTCGGCATCGGCCACAGCTACGAGGAGGCGCTCAACGCGCTGGACGTGGCCCAGCGGATGGGCTTCGACGAGCCGCTGCTGCGCGCCGCCGACATGCTCGTCTTCCCGGTGCTCGCGCGGGACCGGCAGGCGCTGGTCGACCTGGTCCACAACGTCCTCGGGCCGCTGGAGGGGGCCCGCGGGGGAGCGGTGCCCTGGCTGGAGACCCTCGGCGCCTACTTCGACACCGGGTGCGTGGCCGCGGCGGCGGCCCGGCGGCTGTCGCTCAGCGTGCGGGCCCTCACCTACCGGCTCGACCGGGTCCACGCGCTGACCGGCGCGGACCCGACCGACCCGGCCCAGCGGTACATGATCCACACGGCCGTGATCGGGGCACGGCTGCTGGACTGGCCGGCGCGCCCGCTGCGCCCGGTGTGA
- a CDS encoding phospholipase D-like domain-containing protein, producing MPGTAAAAVAAVLTLVATLVLAGAAPAAALTKPVVGGPVFNDPLGTPAQQKAVFTQLVQLIDATPAGAQIRGAVLEFNDQEVANALLAAHRRGVDVRLVVDDSTYVNGDGVEYPNAPYQALKAGLGTNDSARSWIVVCDDRFEDADGVDDVQRGCLAVAPPQPAYNHNKFFVFSRIGPFDDGTSYSKVVFQTSSNLSHWYKVESFNDAVTFADNAVYDGYVTYHERLRVGRTLVRGNNNAYFSTPTGSPYRAFFFPRADRSYYNPATDTVVNALDEVRCAYTGTDGLRHQTDIRIVMHSFFGSRVQVAQKLAQLRARGCWIDIVYAESDSAITTRLTAAGIQHRRCRIPNGPGIDVRPHNKEMLIDGDYNGDLTPRVYTGSANFIGSSLRSADEALVRIADATYHARYLSTFYKIRTACGG from the coding sequence GTGCCCGGCACGGCCGCTGCCGCCGTCGCCGCCGTCCTGACCCTGGTGGCGACCCTCGTCCTCGCCGGTGCGGCCCCGGCCGCCGCGCTGACCAAGCCGGTCGTCGGCGGCCCCGTCTTCAACGACCCGCTGGGCACCCCGGCCCAGCAGAAGGCGGTCTTCACCCAGCTCGTCCAGCTCATCGACGCGACCCCGGCGGGCGCCCAGATCCGCGGCGCCGTCCTGGAGTTCAACGACCAGGAGGTCGCGAACGCCCTGCTCGCCGCCCACCGGCGCGGCGTCGACGTCCGGCTCGTCGTGGACGACTCCACGTACGTCAACGGCGACGGCGTCGAGTACCCCAACGCCCCCTACCAGGCGCTCAAGGCGGGCCTCGGCACCAACGACTCCGCCCGCTCCTGGATCGTCGTCTGCGACGACCGGTTCGAGGACGCCGACGGCGTGGACGACGTCCAGCGCGGCTGCCTGGCCGTCGCCCCGCCCCAACCGGCGTACAACCACAACAAGTTCTTCGTCTTCTCCCGGATCGGCCCCTTCGACGACGGCACCAGCTACTCCAAGGTCGTCTTCCAGACCTCCTCGAACCTCTCCCACTGGTACAAGGTCGAGTCCTTCAACGACGCCGTCACCTTCGCCGACAACGCGGTGTACGACGGGTACGTCACCTACCACGAGAGGCTCCGCGTCGGCCGCACCCTCGTCCGCGGCAACAACAACGCGTACTTCTCCACCCCGACCGGATCGCCGTACCGCGCCTTCTTCTTCCCGCGCGCCGACCGCTCCTACTACAACCCGGCCACGGACACCGTCGTCAACGCGCTCGACGAGGTCCGCTGCGCCTACACCGGCACGGACGGGCTGCGCCACCAGACCGACATCCGCATCGTGATGCACAGCTTCTTCGGCTCACGCGTCCAGGTCGCCCAGAAACTCGCCCAACTCCGCGCCAGGGGCTGCTGGATCGACATCGTCTACGCCGAGAGCGACTCCGCGATCACCACCCGGCTGACCGCCGCCGGCATCCAGCACCGCCGCTGCCGTATCCCCAACGGCCCCGGTATCGACGTACGTCCGCACAACAAGGAGATGCTGATCGACGGCGACTACAACGGCGACCTGACGCCCCGCGTCTACACCGGGAGCGCCAACTTCATCGGCTCGTCGCTGCGTTCGGCCGACGAGGCACTGGTCCGCATCGCCGACGCGACGTACCACGCCCGTTACCTGAGCACGTTCTACAAGATCCGCACGGCGTGCGGCGGTTGA
- a CDS encoding IS607 family transposase, with protein MNLTEWAKTQGVHPQTAYRWFRDGTLPVPAQRVGPRTILVNINANTTPEAIGGLGLYARVSSHDQKTDLERQVARLSAWAAKAGHRVVRVEAEIASGMNGCRSKARRLLADPNVITVVVEHKDRLGRTNVELVEATLSAAGRRLLVLDDGEAEDDPVRDMMEAMTSFCARLYGRRSARNRARKALEAAKHG; from the coding sequence GTGAATCTGACGGAATGGGCGAAGACGCAGGGCGTGCATCCGCAGACCGCCTATCGCTGGTTCCGTGACGGGACCTTGCCGGTACCGGCTCAGCGGGTCGGGCCGCGCACGATCCTGGTGAACATCAACGCGAACACGACGCCCGAGGCCATCGGGGGTCTGGGTCTGTATGCCCGCGTTTCCTCGCACGACCAGAAGACCGATCTGGAACGCCAGGTCGCCCGGCTGTCGGCGTGGGCGGCGAAGGCCGGTCACCGGGTCGTTCGGGTCGAGGCGGAGATCGCTTCCGGGATGAACGGCTGCCGTTCAAAGGCTCGACGTCTGCTGGCCGACCCGAACGTCATCACCGTGGTGGTGGAGCACAAGGACCGGCTCGGCCGGACGAACGTCGAGCTTGTCGAGGCCACCTTGTCCGCCGCGGGCCGTCGCCTGCTGGTCCTGGACGACGGCGAGGCCGAAGACGATCCGGTGCGGGACATGATGGAGGCAATGACGTCGTTCTGCGCCCGCCTGTACGGGCGCAGGTCGGCCAGGAACCGCGCCCGCAAAGCACTGGAAGCCGCCAAGCATGGCTGA
- a CDS encoding cation:proton antiporter regulatory subunit: MSSTPLPGIGVRYDLTTREQRRVSVVAHRDGARTFNAYQEDDPDACALSVRLTANEAGALIDAMMPTHHSPNLLYTTELGLVAERIELPSVSYWNGRLLGDTHMRTETGVSIVAVLRRAEAVPSPKPDFRLVGGDILIVIGTREGVDAAAAILERE; the protein is encoded by the coding sequence CTGAGCAGTACGCCGTTGCCGGGGATCGGGGTCCGCTACGACCTGACCACGCGGGAACAGCGCCGGGTGTCCGTCGTCGCGCACCGCGACGGCGCCCGCACGTTCAACGCCTACCAGGAGGACGATCCGGACGCCTGCGCCCTGTCGGTGCGGCTGACCGCGAACGAGGCGGGGGCGCTCATCGACGCGATGATGCCGACGCACCACAGCCCGAACCTGCTGTACACCACCGAGCTGGGACTGGTGGCCGAGCGCATCGAGCTGCCGTCGGTCTCGTACTGGAACGGGCGGCTCCTCGGCGACACCCATATGCGCACCGAGACCGGGGTGTCGATCGTGGCGGTGCTGCGCCGCGCCGAGGCCGTGCCGTCGCCGAAGCCGGACTTCCGGCTGGTCGGCGGCGACATCCTCATCGTGATCGGCACCCGGGAGGGCGTCGACGCGGCGGCGGCGATCCTCGAACGGGAGTGA
- a CDS encoding dolichyl-phosphate-mannose--protein mannosyltransferase translates to MRERLVPGYSGGSGVAGWVGPLVVAVVAGVLRFWELGRPRGLVFDETYYAKDAWALLRLGYEGSWPDRKTADPGILADPQVVPLSDAGAFVAHPPAGKWVIAVGEWGFGLDPFGWRFMTALLGTLSVLMLCRIGRRLFRSTVLGCLAGALMAVDGLHLVMSRTALLDLVVMFFVLAAFGCLLLDRDGARARLADALPEDGDGDGHVRPDPDVGGRATAGWRPWRIAAGCLLGLAAATKWNGLYFLAFFVVLTLLWDVGARRVAGARRPYRAVLRRDAGPALLSLVPVAVVTYLVTWTGWFLSDDGYGRHWADGRGGPWSWIPAPLRSLWHYEALVYRFNVGLHTPHKYESNPWSWLVLGRPVLFHYESSGGGRVQTVLALGTPLLWWTACAALGYLLYRWALRRDWRAGAVLCAVGAGYLPWFLYQDRTVFSFYAVVFVPYLCLAVAMLLGALLGPPGAGRPRRVRGAVAAGVLVLLIVWNFVYFYPLYTGQSIPYDGWRARMWLDTWV, encoded by the coding sequence CCGGGGTATTCGGGGGGTTCCGGTGTGGCGGGGTGGGTCGGTCCCCTCGTCGTCGCCGTGGTGGCCGGGGTTCTGCGGTTCTGGGAGTTGGGGCGGCCTCGGGGGCTGGTGTTCGACGAGACGTATTACGCCAAGGACGCCTGGGCGTTGCTGCGGCTCGGGTATGAGGGGAGCTGGCCGGATCGGAAGACTGCCGATCCGGGGATCCTGGCGGATCCGCAGGTCGTGCCGCTCTCCGACGCCGGGGCCTTCGTCGCGCATCCGCCCGCCGGGAAGTGGGTGATCGCCGTCGGGGAGTGGGGGTTCGGGCTCGATCCCTTCGGCTGGCGGTTCATGACGGCGCTTCTCGGCACCCTGTCCGTGCTGATGCTGTGCCGTATCGGGCGGCGGTTGTTCCGGTCCACCGTGTTGGGGTGTCTGGCCGGCGCCCTGATGGCCGTCGACGGTCTGCATCTGGTGATGAGCCGGACCGCGCTGCTCGATCTCGTCGTCATGTTCTTCGTCCTGGCGGCGTTCGGGTGTCTGCTGCTCGACCGGGACGGGGCGCGGGCGCGGCTCGCCGATGCGCTCCCGGAGGACGGGGACGGGGACGGGCACGTACGGCCGGATCCCGATGTGGGCGGGCGGGCCACTGCCGGGTGGCGGCCCTGGCGGATCGCGGCCGGGTGTCTGCTGGGGCTCGCCGCCGCCACCAAGTGGAACGGGCTTTATTTTCTTGCCTTCTTCGTGGTGCTCACGCTCCTCTGGGACGTCGGCGCGCGGCGCGTCGCCGGGGCCCGGCGTCCGTACCGGGCGGTGCTGCGCAGGGACGCCGGACCGGCGCTGCTGTCGCTCGTGCCGGTCGCCGTGGTGACGTATCTGGTGACGTGGACGGGCTGGTTCCTGTCCGACGACGGCTACGGGCGGCACTGGGCCGACGGCCGCGGCGGCCCCTGGTCGTGGATACCGGCTCCGCTGCGGAGTCTGTGGCACTACGAGGCTCTGGTGTACCGGTTCAACGTCGGGCTTCATACGCCGCACAAGTACGAGTCCAATCCCTGGAGTTGGCTCGTGCTCGGCCGGCCCGTGCTGTTTCACTACGAGTCGTCGGGAGGCGGCCGTGTGCAGACCGTTCTCGCCCTCGGTACGCCGCTGTTGTGGTGGACGGCGTGCGCCGCGCTCGGGTACCTGCTCTACCGGTGGGCGCTGCGCCGTGACTGGCGGGCCGGGGCGGTCCTGTGCGCGGTGGGCGCCGGGTATCTGCCCTGGTTCCTGTACCAGGACCGCACCGTCTTCTCCTTCTACGCCGTCGTCTTCGTGCCGTATCTCTGTCTGGCCGTGGCGATGCTGCTGGGTGCGCTGCTCGGGCCGCCGGGGGCGGGGCGGCCGAGGCGGGTGCGGGGTGCGGTGGCCGCGGGGGTGCTCGTGCTGCTCATCGTCTGGAACTTCGTCTACTTCTACCCGCTCTACACCGGGCAGAGCATTCCCTACGACGGCTGGCGGGCCCGGATGTGGCTCGACACCTGGGTGTGA